A section of the Streptomyces sp. NBC_00178 genome encodes:
- a CDS encoding FAD binding domain-containing protein yields the protein MKPFAYQRPATVAEAVRAGAGSPGARYLGGGTNLVDLMKLGVESPGLLIDVSRLPLDVVTRTDDGGLRIGATVRNSDLAAHPDVRTGYPALSLALLAGASGQLRNTATTGGNLLQRTRCPYFQDVSKPCNKRVPGSGCPAREGAHRDLAVLGHSRDCVATHPSDMAVALAALDAGVRLYGPEGERTVPVTDFHRLPGDNPDQDTVIRPGELITEVVLPPPVASAGSLYRKARDRASYAFALVSVAAVLSVRDGHVEHGALAFGGVAHRPWRARAAEEVLRGAPATEETFARAAEAELAAAAPLRDNAFKVDLARRLAVGTLTALTSRSAAA from the coding sequence GTGAAACCCTTCGCCTACCAGCGTCCCGCGACCGTGGCCGAAGCCGTCCGCGCCGGGGCCGGCAGTCCCGGCGCACGCTATCTCGGCGGCGGGACCAACCTCGTCGACCTGATGAAACTCGGGGTGGAGTCCCCCGGACTCCTCATCGACGTCAGCCGGCTGCCCCTGGACGTCGTGACCCGGACGGACGACGGCGGTCTCCGGATCGGTGCGACCGTGCGCAACAGCGACCTGGCCGCCCACCCCGACGTACGCACGGGCTACCCCGCCCTGTCGCTGGCCCTGCTGGCCGGGGCTTCCGGGCAGCTCCGCAACACCGCGACCACCGGCGGGAACCTGCTGCAGCGCACCCGCTGTCCGTACTTCCAGGACGTCTCCAAGCCCTGCAACAAGCGTGTCCCCGGCTCCGGCTGCCCCGCGCGCGAAGGAGCCCATCGCGACCTCGCGGTGCTGGGCCACTCGCGGGACTGCGTCGCCACCCACCCCTCCGACATGGCCGTCGCGCTCGCGGCACTCGACGCCGGCGTCCGGCTGTACGGGCCCGAGGGGGAGCGGACCGTGCCCGTCACGGACTTCCACCGGCTGCCCGGCGACAATCCCGACCAGGACACGGTCATCAGGCCCGGGGAGCTGATCACCGAGGTGGTGCTGCCGCCCCCCGTCGCCTCCGCAGGGTCGCTCTACCGAAAGGCGAGGGACCGTGCCTCGTACGCCTTCGCGCTGGTCTCCGTCGCCGCCGTGCTGAGCGTGCGCGACGGCCACGTCGAGCACGGCGCGCTGGCGTTCGGCGGCGTCGCGCACCGGCCGTGGCGCGCACGGGCCGCGGAGGAGGTGCTGCGGGGCGCCCCCGCGACCGAGGAGACCTTCGCCCGGGCCGCCGAGGCCGAACTCGCCGCCGCCGCGCCCCTGCGCGACAACGCGTTCAAGGTGGACCTCGCCCGCAGACTCGCGGTGGGCACCCTCACCGCGCTCACCTCCCGCAGCGCGGCCGCCTGA
- a CDS encoding 2Fe-2S iron-sulfur cluster-binding protein, with product MDVTPGAFGADTAQVPAPDMRSTFTLHVNGTPHTLTLDHRTTVLDTLREHLGLAGAKKGCDHGQCGACTVLVDGRRANSCLLLAVAQSDARITTVEGLADGDRLHPLQTAFLERDALQCGYCTPGQLCSALGMLAEAEDGFPSHVTPPSRLAARGPAPLGADEIRERMSGNLCRCGAYPHIVEAIEDVAS from the coding sequence ATGGATGTCACTCCCGGGGCCTTCGGCGCGGACACGGCACAGGTGCCGGCGCCCGACATGCGTTCCACCTTCACGCTGCACGTCAACGGCACGCCGCACACCCTGACGCTCGATCACCGCACCACCGTGCTGGACACGCTGCGTGAACACCTCGGGCTCGCGGGGGCCAAGAAGGGCTGCGACCACGGCCAGTGCGGTGCCTGCACCGTCCTCGTCGACGGTCGCCGCGCCAACAGCTGCCTGCTCCTCGCCGTCGCCCAGTCGGACGCCCGCATCACCACGGTCGAGGGCCTGGCGGACGGCGATCGCCTGCACCCGCTGCAGACGGCCTTCCTGGAACGCGACGCGCTCCAGTGCGGCTACTGCACCCCCGGCCAGCTCTGCTCGGCCCTCGGCATGCTCGCCGAGGCCGAGGACGGCTTCCCCTCCCACGTCACGCCGCCCTCCAGGCTCGCGGCCCGGGGGCCCGCGCCCCTCGGCGCCGACGAGATCCGGGAACGGATGAGCGGCAACCTCTGCCGGTGCGGCGCCTACCCGCACATCGTCGAGGCGATCGAGGACGTGGCCTCGTGA
- a CDS encoding DUF6479 family protein, translating into MDVTNGASNSLAAILADDGPGAVGVIVGIAGLAVVVLLIGGFWWGMRRRDKELPPPRPEEQPERPERRTEIRETGQHTSDHFPDNGSALSPYELGGHGNEVIPPDPERPRD; encoded by the coding sequence ATGGACGTTACGAACGGAGCAAGCAATTCGCTCGCCGCCATCCTCGCCGACGACGGCCCCGGGGCCGTGGGCGTGATCGTCGGCATCGCGGGGCTGGCCGTGGTGGTTCTGCTCATCGGCGGCTTCTGGTGGGGCATGCGCCGCCGGGACAAGGAGCTTCCGCCACCGCGCCCCGAGGAGCAGCCGGAGAGGCCCGAGCGCCGCACGGAGATCCGGGAGACCGGTCAGCACACCTCGGACCACTTCCCGGACAACGGCAGCGCCCTCTCGCCGTACGAGCTCGGCGGCCACGGTAACGAGGTGATCCCGCCCGACCCCGAGCGTCCGCGCGACTGA
- a CDS encoding cation diffusion facilitator family transporter has product MNRSKSDDRTRITVLVALAANLVIAVAKGVGGFLSGSPALLSEAAHSVADSVNEVFLLAALRRSHRPADSRHPFGYGKERYFWSLLAAVGIFTVGGCFSFFQGFEALSTDGRESPEGYTVGLVVLAFALLAEGGSLVRALVQLRGEKGAARDPALRTVVAEDSTAVLGVVLAMVGMVLHLITGNVVWEASASLAIGLLLVYVAFRLGKDARDRLIGESADPELRKGVRELLASQPEIDNVAALFTMGLGLDSVMLAARVDLAPGIDSEEIERVSVRIKRSISRAWPEAEHVFLDITNAPPRGGV; this is encoded by the coding sequence ATGAACCGGTCGAAGTCCGACGACCGGACCCGGATCACGGTCCTGGTCGCACTCGCCGCCAACCTCGTCATAGCCGTCGCGAAGGGGGTGGGCGGATTCCTCTCGGGATCCCCCGCCCTCCTCTCCGAGGCCGCCCATTCCGTGGCGGACAGTGTGAACGAGGTCTTCCTGCTGGCCGCCCTGCGGCGCAGCCACCGCCCCGCCGACAGCCGTCACCCTTTCGGCTACGGCAAGGAGCGCTACTTCTGGTCGCTGCTCGCAGCGGTCGGGATCTTCACCGTCGGGGGCTGCTTCTCGTTCTTCCAGGGCTTCGAGGCCCTGAGCACCGACGGCCGTGAATCGCCCGAGGGCTACACGGTGGGCCTGGTCGTCCTCGCGTTCGCACTCCTCGCGGAAGGCGGCTCCCTCGTCCGGGCGCTGGTACAGCTCCGCGGCGAAAAGGGCGCGGCCCGCGACCCGGCCCTGCGGACCGTCGTCGCCGAGGACAGCACCGCGGTCCTCGGCGTCGTCCTGGCCATGGTCGGGATGGTCCTGCACCTGATCACCGGGAACGTCGTGTGGGAGGCCTCCGCCTCCCTGGCGATCGGTCTCCTCCTGGTCTACGTCGCCTTCCGGCTCGGCAAGGACGCCCGCGACCGGCTGATCGGGGAGTCGGCCGACCCCGAACTGCGCAAGGGGGTGCGGGAGCTTCTGGCCTCGCAGCCCGAGATAGACAACGTGGCCGCGCTGTTCACGATGGGGCTGGGCCTCGACTCGGTGATGCTGGCGGCCAGGGTGGACCTGGCGCCGGGCATCGACAGCGAGGAGATCGAGCGGGTCTCCGTGCGGATCAAGCGCTCCATCAGCCGGGCCTGGCCCGAGGCCGAGCACGTGTTCCTGGACATCACGAACGCGCCGCCGCGGGGCGGTGTCTGA
- a CDS encoding VOC family protein, with amino-acid sequence MSTGEPRTAHEPAALTGAGAPCWVHLVTRDLQDAQRFYGGVFGWAFRPGPLGRDFVMARSEGVPVAGIAAVASAYQVAVAWTPYFSVRDADVASARIRERSGTVAVGPLAIGTGRAVLAADRDGAAFGVWEWTGRAASLSPSGHRAHAWLRLRTRNAFDAAIFYGEVLDWASGELGGCEVAYVKEEVLVRCNGRPLARISSGAVESAPDPMVRPHWQVQFPVSDVEATVAAAERFGGTLMERRTVSHGSEATLRDPDGGLFTVTDVRSPADD; translated from the coding sequence ATGAGCACTGGCGAACCGCGGACCGCCCATGAACCGGCAGCTCTGACCGGTGCGGGCGCGCCGTGCTGGGTCCACCTGGTGACCCGCGACCTGCAGGACGCCCAGCGCTTCTACGGGGGTGTCTTCGGGTGGGCGTTCCGGCCCGGCCCGCTGGGCCGGGATTTCGTGATGGCCCGGTCGGAGGGCGTGCCCGTGGCCGGCATCGCCGCGGTCGCGTCCGCCTACCAGGTGGCCGTGGCCTGGACGCCCTACTTCTCCGTCCGGGACGCCGACGTGGCGTCGGCCCGCATCCGTGAACGCAGCGGCACCGTGGCCGTGGGACCGCTGGCGATCGGCACCGGCCGCGCGGTGCTGGCCGCCGACCGGGACGGCGCGGCCTTCGGCGTGTGGGAGTGGACCGGGCGCGCGGCCTCCCTCAGCCCGTCCGGACACCGTGCCCACGCCTGGCTGCGCCTGCGTACCAGGAACGCCTTCGACGCCGCGATCTTCTACGGCGAGGTACTCGACTGGGCGAGCGGGGAGCTGGGGGGCTGCGAGGTGGCCTACGTGAAGGAAGAGGTGCTCGTACGCTGCAACGGCCGCCCGCTGGCCCGGATCAGCTCGGGTGCCGTCGAGTCCGCGCCGGACCCCATGGTGCGTCCGCACTGGCAGGTGCAGTTCCCGGTGTCCGACGTGGAGGCGACGGTCGCCGCCGCCGAGCGGTTCGGGGGCACGCTCATGGAGCGGCGGACGGTGTCCCACGGCAGCGAGGCGACCCTGCGCGACCCGGACGGCGGGCTGTTCACCGTGACGGACGTGCGCAGCCCGGCCGACGACTGA
- a CDS encoding DUF6328 family protein: MGRTTASEGERERDGVGTNPHSGRRETEAERADRQWGELLQELRVAQTGVQILFGFLLAVVFQPRFADLSTVDRNIYVVTVMLGSATAASLIGPVSYHRLLTGRRMKPQTVTWASRLTKLGLGLLFCTMCSTLLLILRVALHNVVALWLVGVMALWFAVCWFVFPLWAIARDNGKRETAAPSSGTEEPDHRG, from the coding sequence ATGGGCCGGACAACGGCGTCCGAGGGTGAACGCGAGAGAGACGGCGTGGGGACCAACCCGCACAGCGGCCGGCGTGAGACCGAGGCGGAGCGGGCGGACCGGCAGTGGGGCGAGTTGCTCCAGGAGCTCCGGGTCGCCCAGACGGGCGTCCAGATCCTGTTCGGATTCCTGCTGGCCGTGGTCTTCCAGCCCCGGTTCGCCGATCTCTCCACCGTGGACCGCAACATCTACGTGGTGACGGTCATGCTGGGATCCGCGACCGCGGCCTCTCTGATAGGCCCCGTGTCCTACCACCGGCTCCTCACCGGCCGGCGGATGAAACCGCAGACGGTGACCTGGGCCTCGCGCCTGACGAAACTCGGGCTCGGCCTGCTCTTCTGCACGATGTGCAGCACCCTGCTGCTCATCCTGCGGGTGGCGCTGCACAACGTCGTGGCGCTGTGGCTCGTGGGCGTGATGGCCCTCTGGTTCGCCGTCTGCTGGTTCGTCTTCCCGCTCTGGGCCATCGCCCGGGACAACGGGAAGCGGGAGACCGCCGCGCCGTCGTCCGGCACCGAGGAGCCGGACCACCGGGGCTGA
- a CDS encoding VOC family protein — MSVELNHTIVHCRDNRESADFLAHILDLTTGTEWGPFIPVVLANGVTLDFATVPAESITVQHYAFLISEAEFDSAFDRIRARGVEYYADPHKKHRGEINRNDGGRGVYFPDPSGHGLELITRPYGGWS; from the coding sequence GTGTCAGTCGAGTTGAACCACACCATCGTCCACTGCCGGGACAACCGGGAGTCCGCCGATTTCCTGGCCCACATTCTGGACCTCACCACCGGAACCGAATGGGGACCCTTCATTCCGGTCGTCCTCGCGAACGGCGTGACGCTGGACTTCGCAACCGTTCCCGCCGAGTCGATCACCGTGCAGCACTACGCGTTCCTGATCTCGGAGGCGGAATTCGACAGCGCCTTCGACCGCATCAGGGCGCGCGGCGTCGAGTACTACGCGGACCCGCACAAGAAGCACCGCGGCGAGATCAACCGCAACGACGGCGGACGCGGGGTCTACTTCCCGGACCCCAGCGGGCACGGACTGGAACTCATCACCCGTCCGTACGGCGGCTGGTCCTAG
- a CDS encoding GNAT family N-acetyltransferase, whose product MRPRITARWGEVRIRRAVARDARRLTRLVNSSRAYEGPYAPMVAGYKVGPDYIEAHAVHVAVDEDGRILGFYSLVLSPPELDLMFVADDAQGRGIGRLLAAHLHEEARRAGLADVRVVAHPPAEGFYRSVGAERTGTVPARPPAVMWDRPEMVLRIGDGRDGDRP is encoded by the coding sequence ATGAGACCGCGTATTACGGCCCGGTGGGGCGAGGTACGGATCAGGCGAGCCGTCGCGCGGGACGCGCGACGGCTCACGCGCCTGGTGAATTCCTCGCGCGCCTACGAGGGCCCGTACGCGCCCATGGTCGCGGGGTACAAGGTCGGCCCGGACTACATCGAGGCGCACGCCGTCCATGTGGCCGTCGACGAGGACGGCCGGATACTCGGTTTCTACTCGCTGGTCCTCTCCCCGCCCGAGCTCGACCTGATGTTCGTGGCCGACGACGCCCAGGGGCGGGGCATCGGGCGCCTCCTCGCCGCGCATCTGCACGAGGAGGCGCGCCGTGCGGGCCTGGCGGACGTCCGCGTGGTCGCGCACCCGCCCGCCGAGGGCTTCTACCGCAGCGTGGGCGCCGAACGCACCGGCACGGTCCCCGCCCGACCGCCCGCCGTGATGTGGGACCGGCCGGAGATGGTCCTCAGGATCGGTGACGGACGGGATGGGGACCGGCCCTGA
- a CDS encoding J-domain-containing protein, with amino-acid sequence MTERKPAGVGFETWVDRQVREAEQRGDFAGLPGLGKPIPGLERPYDAEWWIKAKMQREGLSVLPPSLALRKAAEDARRDALNARSEAEVRRILAGTNEAIRAALARPPEGPPLNLKPFDVDAVVEEWRAGRQRP; translated from the coding sequence GTGACCGAGCGCAAGCCCGCGGGTGTCGGTTTCGAGACCTGGGTGGACAGGCAGGTCCGCGAGGCGGAGCAGCGCGGCGACTTCGCCGGTCTGCCCGGGCTGGGCAAGCCGATCCCCGGTCTCGAGCGGCCGTACGACGCCGAGTGGTGGATCAAGGCGAAGATGCAGCGTGAGGGCCTGTCGGTGCTGCCGCCGTCCCTCGCCCTGCGCAAGGCCGCCGAGGACGCCCGGCGCGACGCGCTGAACGCGCGGTCCGAGGCCGAGGTGCGCCGCATCCTGGCGGGGACGAACGAGGCGATCCGCGCCGCGCTGGCGAGGCCCCCGGAGGGGCCCCCGCTGAACCTGAAGCCGTTCGACGTCGACGCGGTGGTGGAGGAGTGGCGGGCGGGGCGGCAGCGGCCCTGA
- a CDS encoding tyrosine-protein phosphatase — translation MQTARAVPAATVVNLRDLGGIALGRDHRLRQGILLRSGQLSDFDAEHDMAVAALGIRTVVDLRTADERQWAPDRLPPGARLFVADVLGDNPGVAPARLRALLADPDGATALLGGGRAEELFAQTYRKMVLSPGAAAAYRAFLDTAADPRARPLLFHCATGKDRTGWATALLLMMAGASREVVRAEFLAVNRAVRAAFGPAVRSFLDAGGDPDIASAVVEARPRYLEAALDAMDERWGGFDGYLDKALRLPRAVADRLRADLAVPA, via the coding sequence GTGCAGACCGCCCGGGCCGTCCCCGCAGCCACCGTCGTCAACCTGCGCGATCTGGGCGGCATCGCCCTGGGCCGCGACCACCGCCTGCGCCAGGGGATCCTGCTGCGCTCCGGTCAGCTGAGCGACTTCGACGCGGAGCACGACATGGCCGTGGCCGCGCTCGGCATCCGTACGGTCGTCGATCTGCGCACGGCGGACGAGCGTCAGTGGGCTCCGGACCGGCTGCCCCCGGGCGCGAGGCTGTTCGTCGCCGACGTCCTCGGCGACAACCCCGGCGTGGCACCGGCGCGGCTCAGGGCGCTGCTGGCCGACCCGGACGGAGCAACGGCGCTGCTCGGTGGGGGCAGGGCGGAGGAACTGTTCGCGCAGACCTACCGCAAGATGGTCCTCTCCCCGGGGGCGGCGGCCGCCTACCGCGCCTTCCTGGACACCGCCGCGGACCCCCGGGCGCGCCCGCTCCTCTTCCACTGCGCGACCGGCAAGGACCGCACGGGCTGGGCCACCGCACTGCTGCTGATGATGGCGGGCGCCTCACGGGAGGTCGTACGCGCGGAGTTCCTCGCGGTGAACCGCGCCGTCAGGGCCGCGTTCGGCCCCGCCGTGCGCAGCTTCCTCGACGCCGGCGGTGACCCCGACATCGCCTCCGCGGTCGTCGAGGCGCGGCCTCGCTACCTGGAGGCGGCCCTGGACGCCATGGACGAGCGGTGGGGCGGATTCGACGGCTATCTGGACAAGGCCCTGCGCCTGCCCCGGGCGGTCGCCGACCGGCTTCGAGCCGACCTCGCCGTACCGGCCTGA
- a CDS encoding SHOCT domain-containing protein, translated as MDVGPVEYLVVTFPGARFAEAIAPVLADAVASDAVRILDLAFARKGEGGTLQLVELREMDPQGLVSFAPPGDGPSGLPRLTDLGVAEGLPDGGFVALIVWEDLWSVPLTRAVQAAGGHLVAHERVPADGGDDVITLLERLAELRKQGVLTDAEFAAQKTRILAD; from the coding sequence GTGGACGTGGGACCCGTGGAGTACCTCGTCGTCACGTTTCCCGGCGCCCGATTCGCCGAGGCGATCGCGCCCGTACTCGCCGACGCCGTCGCGTCGGACGCGGTACGTATCCTCGATCTGGCATTCGCCCGCAAGGGTGAGGGCGGCACGCTCCAGCTCGTGGAGCTGCGGGAGATGGACCCCCAGGGGCTGGTGTCGTTCGCGCCGCCGGGTGACGGGCCGTCCGGCCTGCCGCGCCTCACGGACCTCGGCGTGGCCGAAGGCCTGCCCGACGGCGGCTTCGTCGCGCTGATCGTCTGGGAGGACCTCTGGTCCGTTCCCCTCACGCGAGCGGTCCAGGCCGCCGGAGGCCACCTCGTGGCGCACGAGCGTGTCCCCGCCGACGGCGGGGACGACGTCATCACCCTGCTCGAAAGGCTCGCCGAGCTCAGGAAGCAGGGCGTTCTCACCGACGCCGAGTTCGCGGCGCAGAAGACGAGGATCCTCGCCGACTGA
- the mutA gene encoding methylmalonyl-CoA mutase small subunit: MTVLPADGLSLAAEFPEPSHDQWQSLVEGVLRRSGREVTGTAAEEALSTALGDGLTARPLYTSDDTSADPGLPGFAPFTRGSRATGNTTDGWDVRQHHALTDPVRLNEAVLGDLENGVTSLWLAVGGPGGVPVSGLARALEGVYLDLAPVALDAGSDAGAAAAALLALYEARGVAGDAARGSLGLDPLGQAARTGAEPDTDEAAHWAGLCGRQYPGLRAMVVDALPYHEAGGSAAEELGLSLATGVAYLRTLTASGLTVEEACAQLEFRYAATADQFLTIAKLRAARRLWSRVAEVCGAPGAGAQRQHAVTSSVMMTRRDPWVNMLRTTLACLGAGVGGAEAVTVLPFDHALGLPDAFARRIARNTSTILMEESHLARVTDPAGGSWYVERLTDELAAAAWAFFQEVERAGGQAAALRSGMVGERIAATWAARSSDLARRKEPVTGVSEFPNLAERPVEREAAPAAPASGGLPRVRRDEAFEALRARSDRHLAATGTRPKVFIAALGPAAVHTARVSFAANLFLSGGIEPVHDPVPVDASTAAAAFAASGATAACLCSTDALYAEQAEGVAAALRGAGAEQIFLAGRPGEYTGADVHVFAGCDVVAVLSSELDRMGVA, from the coding sequence ATGACGGTCCTGCCTGCTGACGGGCTCTCTCTGGCCGCCGAATTCCCCGAACCCTCCCACGACCAGTGGCAGAGCCTTGTCGAAGGCGTACTGCGCAGGTCCGGCAGGGAAGTCACGGGAACGGCCGCCGAGGAAGCGCTGTCCACCGCACTCGGGGACGGGCTCACGGCCCGCCCTCTGTACACCTCCGACGACACGTCGGCCGACCCCGGTCTGCCCGGCTTCGCGCCCTTCACCCGGGGCAGCAGGGCCACGGGGAACACCACCGACGGCTGGGACGTGCGCCAGCACCACGCCCTCACCGACCCCGTACGCCTCAACGAGGCGGTGCTGGGCGACCTGGAGAACGGCGTCACCTCGCTCTGGCTGGCCGTGGGCGGCCCCGGCGGAGTGCCCGTCTCCGGCCTCGCCCGGGCGCTGGAGGGCGTCTATCTCGACCTGGCGCCGGTCGCACTCGACGCGGGCTCCGACGCCGGCGCCGCCGCGGCCGCGTTGCTCGCGCTCTACGAGGCCCGGGGCGTCGCAGGGGACGCGGCGCGCGGCAGCCTCGGGCTGGACCCGCTCGGACAGGCCGCTCGCACGGGCGCCGAGCCGGACACGGACGAGGCCGCGCACTGGGCGGGACTGTGCGGACGGCAGTACCCGGGTCTGCGGGCGATGGTCGTGGACGCGCTGCCCTACCACGAGGCGGGCGGCTCGGCAGCCGAGGAGCTGGGGCTCTCCCTCGCCACCGGCGTCGCGTATCTGAGGACGCTCACCGCGTCCGGTCTCACCGTCGAAGAGGCCTGCGCACAGCTGGAGTTCAGGTATGCGGCGACGGCCGACCAGTTCCTCACGATCGCGAAGCTCCGTGCCGCCCGGCGGCTGTGGTCGCGCGTGGCCGAGGTCTGCGGGGCACCGGGCGCCGGGGCGCAGCGGCAGCACGCCGTGACCTCGTCGGTGATGATGACGCGCCGCGATCCCTGGGTGAACATGCTGCGGACGACGCTGGCCTGCCTGGGGGCGGGTGTGGGCGGGGCCGAGGCCGTCACCGTCCTGCCGTTCGATCACGCCCTGGGGCTGCCCGACGCGTTCGCCCGGCGGATCGCCCGTAACACCTCCACCATCCTGATGGAGGAGTCGCACCTGGCCCGGGTGACGGACCCCGCGGGCGGCTCGTGGTACGTCGAGCGGCTGACGGACGAACTCGCCGCCGCGGCCTGGGCGTTCTTCCAGGAGGTCGAGCGTGCCGGCGGCCAGGCCGCCGCACTGCGCTCCGGCATGGTCGGCGAGCGGATCGCGGCCACCTGGGCCGCGCGGAGCAGTGACCTGGCGCGGCGCAAGGAGCCCGTGACCGGGGTCAGCGAGTTCCCGAACCTGGCGGAACGGCCGGTGGAGCGCGAGGCCGCGCCCGCCGCCCCCGCGTCAGGCGGACTGCCCCGGGTCCGGCGGGACGAGGCGTTCGAGGCGCTGCGCGCCCGGTCGGACCGGCATCTGGCCGCCACGGGAACCCGCCCGAAGGTGTTCATCGCCGCGCTCGGGCCCGCCGCCGTGCACACGGCGCGGGTGTCCTTCGCCGCAAACCTCTTCCTGTCGGGCGGCATCGAACCCGTCCACGACCCCGTCCCGGTCGACGCCTCGACCGCCGCCGCGGCCTTCGCCGCGAGCGGGGCGACGGCCGCCTGCCTGTGTTCGACGGACGCCCTCTACGCCGAGCAGGCCGAAGGTGTCGCCGCGGCCCTCAGGGGGGCGGGCGCCGAGCAGATCTTCCTGGCCGGGCGCC